From Pseudovibrio sp. Tun.PSC04-5.I4, a single genomic window includes:
- a CDS encoding NnrS family protein has protein sequence MTDLSRHPDQHTSLFDSVVFSEGFRVFFPLAALYAVLSILVWGLVLSGSVSLPFEADSLFFHQYEMLFGFLTAGMAGFLTTAVPSWTNTPRIAGAELAGLAALWLIGRLAFWFMGVLPQNAVFGVQLLFPAVLLAMLIPRLWGAKAQHLIWPLLMLGAAQVICAWEYVETGVLSQGLALAVGAFVIMVLTALAPITMVIVNDALSTREDGATFIPRPPMRRAAIFCICALTLAQVMGVSNALQGWLALASACAVLNILQDWHLSGALRTHFARALYLLYWFIGIGFALQAGGLLGLLSADAYVSGQHMIFIGGFAFATLMVLIIAGLRHSGNALKLTPLLGGAILSLIAACLVRSLGPLLLPDMDTMPFAWGLFALTFTLYLIHFVPIVFRENNAG, from the coding sequence ATGACAGACCTTTCTCGTCATCCAGACCAACACACATCCCTCTTTGACAGTGTTGTGTTCTCAGAGGGGTTCCGCGTCTTCTTTCCGCTTGCCGCTCTCTACGCTGTTCTTTCAATTCTCGTCTGGGGCTTGGTCCTCTCCGGTTCTGTGAGCTTGCCGTTTGAAGCGGACTCTTTATTTTTCCATCAATACGAGATGCTCTTCGGGTTTCTGACTGCCGGCATGGCAGGTTTCTTAACCACTGCGGTTCCCTCATGGACCAACACCCCACGTATTGCTGGAGCAGAGCTGGCCGGCCTTGCCGCGCTTTGGTTGATTGGGCGTCTTGCCTTTTGGTTTATGGGTGTTCTGCCGCAAAACGCCGTGTTTGGCGTGCAATTGCTGTTTCCTGCGGTTTTATTGGCGATGCTGATCCCACGGCTTTGGGGTGCAAAAGCGCAGCATCTCATCTGGCCTTTGCTGATGCTGGGTGCTGCTCAGGTCATTTGTGCATGGGAGTACGTGGAAACAGGCGTGCTTAGCCAAGGTCTTGCCCTTGCTGTAGGCGCGTTCGTCATCATGGTGTTGACGGCACTTGCTCCAATTACCATGGTTATCGTCAATGATGCGCTTTCTACACGAGAAGATGGGGCCACCTTTATTCCACGCCCACCCATGAGACGCGCAGCCATCTTCTGCATCTGTGCACTCACCCTTGCTCAGGTCATGGGAGTCTCGAATGCTTTGCAGGGCTGGCTTGCGTTGGCCTCTGCCTGTGCCGTGCTCAATATTTTACAGGATTGGCATTTATCAGGCGCCCTCAGAACGCACTTCGCCCGTGCGCTCTATCTGCTCTACTGGTTCATCGGGATTGGCTTCGCATTACAAGCTGGCGGCCTGCTCGGCCTTTTGTCCGCTGATGCATATGTTTCTGGCCAGCATATGATCTTTATCGGCGGCTTTGCCTTTGCAACATTGATGGTGCTGATCATCGCAGGACTGCGCCATTCCGGAAACGCGCTAAAGCTTACCCCCCTGCTCGGCGGTGCCATTCTATCGCTTATTGCAGCCTGTCTGGTGCGCTCGTTAGGTCCATTGCTGTTGCCGGATATGGATACAATGCCATTTGCGTGGGGCCTCTTTGCCCTCACCTTCACGCTCTACCTGATCCACTTCGTGCCGATCGTCTTTCGGGAAAATAATGCAGGTTAG
- a CDS encoding ATP-binding cassette domain-containing protein encodes MPTDTAPLLSVISRSAPEATPPILSVEVKDHRYHPLQQTLAPCSLTLPKGQITSLIGPSGCGKSTFLKIAAGLITPSRGNVSNQAGKTAVLFQEHRLLPWKSLLNNISFGLKGQHLTKFQRMKRARTVAYAMGFTEDDWIKYPSELSGGMRQRGALARALAVEPDLLFLDEPFSALDIGRRRELYRLVLHQVEQEQCSVLMVTHDVTEALALSDRVLIMAPDPGHFVKEYEVPIPRQERTRRNLMELEAKLLADDRIASLFNMSNWETLI; translated from the coding sequence ATGCCGACTGATACCGCTCCCCTGCTCTCCGTTATCTCTCGTTCTGCTCCAGAGGCAACGCCGCCGATCTTGTCGGTGGAGGTGAAGGATCATCGTTATCATCCGCTGCAACAAACACTTGCACCGTGTTCTTTGACTTTGCCAAAGGGACAGATCACCAGTCTGATTGGTCCGTCCGGGTGCGGGAAATCGACGTTTTTAAAGATTGCAGCCGGGTTGATCACCCCAAGTCGTGGGAATGTCTCCAACCAAGCTGGTAAGACCGCTGTGTTGTTTCAGGAACACCGATTGTTGCCATGGAAAAGCTTGCTCAACAACATCAGCTTTGGCCTGAAAGGGCAGCACCTCACCAAGTTCCAACGTATGAAGCGAGCGAGAACTGTGGCCTATGCCATGGGTTTCACAGAGGATGATTGGATCAAATACCCCTCCGAGCTTTCTGGCGGTATGCGTCAGCGGGGCGCGCTTGCAAGAGCGCTGGCAGTCGAGCCGGATCTGTTGTTTTTGGATGAGCCGTTCAGCGCGCTGGATATTGGCCGGCGGCGCGAGCTTTACCGCCTTGTTCTACATCAAGTGGAGCAAGAGCAATGCTCCGTGCTCATGGTCACTCATGATGTAACCGAAGCATTGGCGCTGAGTGATCGGGTGTTAATTATGGCTCCTGATCCCGGACACTTTGTAAAAGAGTATGAAGTACCCATTCCACGGCAAGAGCGGACACGCCGCAATCTGATGGAGCTGGAAGCCAAATTGCTGGCAGACGATCGCATTGCAAGCCTGTTTAACATGAGCAACTGGGAGACGCTGATATGA
- a CDS encoding ABC transporter permease subunit — translation MIHQVATRLISKLWSGWGTLAGVFLIFALWQIGYEAFGPLVLPEPLEALTQLGRLLNQPSGLENILITAKRAFAGFFLASAFGITLGLIAGWSNTLSLLCKPFITVALGVPPIAWIVLALLWFGGNDGTPIFTVFISTVPLVFAGALQGVRMREAELDEMAGSFHISLFDRFWHVQAPQIVSYLFPAWATALGLSWKVVVMAELLASTRGIGAGLAEARVNIDTASTMAWIVVVVGLLLIIEGMLLNPIKDYVEGWKHAD, via the coding sequence ATGATCCATCAAGTCGCTACAAGACTTATCAGTAAGCTCTGGAGTGGTTGGGGCACTCTTGCTGGTGTGTTTCTCATTTTCGCACTTTGGCAAATTGGCTACGAGGCTTTCGGTCCGCTGGTCCTGCCCGAACCCTTGGAAGCTCTCACGCAGTTGGGACGTTTGCTAAATCAACCGTCCGGGTTGGAGAATATCCTGATCACAGCCAAACGCGCGTTTGCGGGGTTCTTTCTCGCAAGCGCTTTTGGCATTACTCTCGGTCTCATTGCCGGGTGGTCCAACACGCTCTCGCTGCTCTGTAAGCCCTTCATCACCGTCGCACTTGGTGTTCCGCCCATTGCATGGATCGTACTGGCGCTGTTGTGGTTTGGTGGCAATGATGGAACGCCGATCTTCACGGTGTTTATCTCCACCGTTCCGCTTGTGTTTGCTGGCGCCCTGCAAGGGGTTCGTATGCGCGAGGCGGAGCTGGATGAAATGGCAGGGAGTTTTCATATCTCCCTGTTTGATCGTTTCTGGCATGTGCAAGCCCCGCAGATTGTCTCCTACCTGTTTCCCGCATGGGCAACGGCTTTGGGCCTCAGCTGGAAGGTTGTGGTGATGGCGGAGTTGCTTGCCAGCACACGCGGCATCGGGGCTGGACTGGCGGAAGCCAGAGTGAACATCGACACCGCCTCCACCATGGCGTGGATTGTTGTCGTTGTTGGCCTTCTGCTTATTATTGAGGGCATGTTGCTTAACCCAATCAAAGATTATGTGGAGGGTTGGAAACATGCCGACTGA
- a CDS encoding ABC transporter substrate-binding protein, producing the protein MITRRSFLTNSAGFAAASTLGSAVPFMANAASPSLSLYGPPVGPSVVLSYIANKGLLSKFTDKVDFSVYKSPDVLRAGFISGDWKLAGTPSYVAANLANKGLPVKMLNIMSSGMLYVLSYDEAVKSPADLAGEKIGMFFRNDMPDLVFGRVMEQNGLTEGKDYTLHYVSTPFEALQLLLSGRIKHCVLPEPAATAGMVKGKQMGKSIHRSIDLANEWASVTGGAGRFPMAGTMVHEDLLNAQPELIDGFHQACITGTEWVKANPKEAAAVAAESITLPAPIIAKSIPYTHLVADRAKEVKAELEQFYSILAEKNPAIIGGRLPDADFYL; encoded by the coding sequence ATGATCACACGTCGTTCATTTTTAACGAATTCTGCCGGGTTTGCTGCTGCTTCTACACTTGGAAGCGCGGTGCCGTTTATGGCAAATGCTGCAAGTCCCAGCCTCTCTCTTTATGGTCCGCCTGTCGGCCCTTCAGTTGTTTTATCCTACATTGCCAACAAAGGCTTGCTTTCTAAATTCACTGATAAGGTTGATTTCTCCGTCTACAAATCACCTGATGTCTTGCGCGCTGGCTTTATTTCCGGCGACTGGAAACTGGCAGGTACGCCCTCCTATGTTGCTGCAAACCTCGCCAATAAAGGGCTGCCGGTGAAGATGCTCAATATCATGAGTTCGGGCATGCTTTACGTGCTCAGCTATGATGAAGCAGTCAAATCTCCCGCAGATCTCGCTGGTGAGAAGATCGGCATGTTCTTCCGCAATGATATGCCGGATCTGGTGTTTGGTCGCGTGATGGAACAAAACGGCCTGACAGAAGGCAAAGACTACACCCTCCATTATGTGAGCACACCGTTTGAAGCGCTGCAGCTTTTGTTGTCTGGCCGTATCAAACATTGCGTTTTGCCAGAACCTGCCGCAACAGCGGGCATGGTCAAGGGCAAGCAGATGGGTAAATCAATTCATAGGTCTATCGATCTGGCGAATGAATGGGCCTCCGTTACGGGCGGCGCAGGGCGTTTCCCTATGGCTGGAACGATGGTGCATGAAGACCTGCTCAACGCTCAACCCGAGTTGATTGATGGGTTCCACCAAGCCTGCATTACCGGAACGGAGTGGGTGAAGGCCAATCCGAAGGAAGCTGCTGCTGTGGCCGCAGAAAGCATCACGCTGCCGGCGCCGATCATCGCCAAGTCTATTCCGTATACGCATTTGGTTGCGGACCGCGCAAAAGAGGTCAAAGCGGAGCTGGAGCAGTTCTATTCCATTCTGGCGGAGAAAAATCCGGCCATCATCGGCGGGCGACTGCCTGACGCTGACTTCTATCTGTAA
- a CDS encoding DUF2478 domain-containing protein, whose amino-acid sequence MKIAYTMPKGQLVLTELSEKLREQGIRTCGIVQADTVNKDRHRCDMEVRVLPDGPDISITQSLGKEASGCRLNTSALAEAAGEVAQRVNGTYDVFILNKFGEQEASGGGFRDLIAQALENGAAVLVGTNDINEDAFKEFSGGMAVHIPPTVSDLKAWIES is encoded by the coding sequence ATGAAAATCGCTTACACGATGCCAAAAGGACAACTTGTGCTGACCGAGCTTTCCGAAAAGCTTCGGGAGCAGGGCATACGAACCTGCGGTATTGTTCAAGCAGATACAGTGAATAAAGATCGGCACCGCTGTGACATGGAAGTGCGCGTCCTACCGGATGGCCCTGATATCTCCATCACCCAATCACTCGGCAAGGAAGCATCCGGCTGCAGGCTCAACACATCCGCCCTCGCAGAAGCTGCAGGCGAAGTCGCACAGCGGGTCAATGGCACCTACGATGTCTTTATTCTCAATAAGTTCGGTGAGCAGGAAGCCAGCGGAGGCGGTTTCCGTGATCTGATCGCTCAAGCGCTCGAAAATGGTGCAGCCGTGTTGGTGGGAACCAATGACATCAATGAGGATGCGTTCAAAGAATTTTCCGGCGGTATGGCTGTCCATATTCCACCAACTGTCTCTGATCTCAAAGCCTGGATCGAAAGCTAA
- a CDS encoding FCD domain-containing protein, translated as MSSALINLISRNQTAFYDFLEYRRVQEGFAAGLAAERATKLDLDWIEELLVNLPEAQAAGDDSASKKSDIAFHSSIVDASHNAMLVHMMSSIYELTKKACFITASFCVPSMGLENSCWIGMRKLGVRS; from the coding sequence ATGAGCTCGGCGCTGATCAACCTCATCAGCCGTAACCAGACTGCGTTCTATGACTTTCTCGAGTACAGACGTGTGCAGGAAGGGTTCGCCGCGGGCTTGGCTGCCGAACGCGCCACAAAGCTGGATCTGGACTGGATAGAGGAATTGCTGGTTAACCTGCCAGAGGCGCAGGCTGCCGGGGATGATAGTGCCTCCAAGAAGAGCGACATCGCCTTTCACTCCTCTATCGTAGACGCCAGCCATAATGCGATGCTGGTTCATATGATGTCCTCCATCTATGAACTGACGAAAAAGGCGTGTTTTATAACCGCGAGTTTCTGCGTGCCATCGATGGGACTGGAGAACAGCTGTTGGATCGGCATGAGGAAATTGGGCGTGCGATCATGA
- a CDS encoding TRAP transporter substrate-binding protein → MNNSILSLALAATVLAAPAANAADKLLLKTPTAFSTFLPGLGSPIPRIAEQLKLMSNGTIKMKVYEPGKLIAPFEILEAVSSGKINSGYTTAGYWAGKIPAAPLFSAVPFGPEAGEYVAWLYYGNGLTLYQEMYDQAGYNVKVLPCAITAPKTSGWFAKEINSPEDLKGLKMRFFGLGGKVLEKLGVSTSLLPGGEIFPALEKGAIDAAEFSMPAIDSRLGFQKLVKYNYFPGWHQQATVFELLINKKVWNKASDQHQSIIENACKASMIDSLAEGEAIQHISMNDNVNNHGVHIMQWSPEMLDIFRTTWDEVAKEESANDEFFAKVLTDMNQFRDDYKIWKENAFLPRK, encoded by the coding sequence ATGAACAACTCAATTTTGAGCCTTGCTCTGGCCGCAACAGTACTTGCAGCACCCGCTGCAAATGCTGCGGACAAGCTGTTACTCAAAACACCAACGGCCTTCTCAACATTTCTACCGGGCCTCGGCAGTCCAATTCCGCGTATTGCCGAGCAGCTCAAACTGATGTCCAACGGCACCATCAAAATGAAGGTGTATGAGCCGGGCAAGTTGATTGCGCCCTTTGAGATCCTCGAAGCTGTTTCCTCTGGCAAAATAAATTCCGGTTACACAACAGCAGGCTACTGGGCCGGTAAAATTCCTGCTGCACCGCTGTTTTCTGCTGTTCCATTTGGGCCGGAAGCTGGCGAATACGTCGCCTGGCTCTACTACGGCAACGGCCTTACCCTCTATCAGGAAATGTATGATCAGGCCGGCTACAACGTAAAAGTTCTGCCATGTGCTATCACCGCTCCGAAAACATCCGGCTGGTTCGCTAAGGAAATCAACTCCCCCGAAGATCTGAAGGGCCTCAAGATGCGCTTCTTTGGCCTTGGCGGTAAAGTTCTGGAGAAGCTGGGCGTTTCAACCTCCTTGCTGCCAGGTGGTGAGATCTTCCCGGCGCTGGAAAAAGGCGCGATTGATGCGGCAGAATTTTCCATGCCCGCGATTGATAGCCGCCTTGGCTTCCAAAAACTGGTGAAATACAATTATTTCCCGGGTTGGCACCAGCAGGCAACAGTGTTCGAACTGCTGATCAACAAAAAAGTTTGGAACAAAGCCAGCGACCAGCATCAATCAATTATTGAGAATGCTTGTAAGGCCTCTATGATTGACAGCTTAGCCGAAGGTGAAGCAATCCAGCACATATCAATGAACGATAACGTCAACAACCACGGTGTTCACATCATGCAGTGGTCCCCAGAAATGCTCGACATTTTTCGCACGACTTGGGACGAAGTTGCAAAAGAAGAATCTGCCAACGACGAGTTCTTCGCGAAGGTTTTAACTGACATGAACCAGTTCCGCGACGACTACAAAATCTGGAAAGAAAACGCATTCTTGCCACGCAAATAG
- a CDS encoding TRAP transporter large permease subunit, whose translation MDTMTEDPQDASDPIELFEEILEHKDSDKQSIAVVLESAVKGVGHVVMWANLLLIVAIVFQVTMRYLFNKNFPQIDEIQWHFYGLVTMVGISYALVTDSHVRVDLLHMQLNKRTQRFIEIVGILALLTPFLYLMIDQGFDYFQESFRVNERSASPTGLPARWALKAVIPISFILLAIAAIARLIHDVHAIWVNTESERQGKGIRLIFVAFLCFAVVAFSLSFLVETTEEKLVIAMFLTFIALLFSGYPVAWVLAGVGVAFCGLAYLFDNDLMVWTGLESTFTGLDYLTLGATVNRVYATMSNAVLVALPMFIFMGLMLDESGVAERLMNAMQKLFGTVRGGLAITVTLIGIILAASTGIIGASVVLLGILSLPAMMQQKYSKSLAAGVVSASGTLGILIPPSIMLVIMADQMALSVGDLFMAAVFPGLIIGMLYLLYIFIIALVKRDVAPVPEGAKAPDWNAIKDVALAALPTLLLILAVLGSIFAGLATPTEASGVGALGATLLALGYRKLTFRKLVSVLKSTFNTTAYIFAIFLGATIFSYVLREMGGDALIEDMVASTGFGANGTVIFILFIVFLLGFVLDWIEITLIVLPLMRPIINGLGLDINGFGAIDEPALIWFVILVAVTLQTSFLTPPVGFALFYLKGVCPPEIKLTDIYRGIIPFVLLQLVGLLLVYYLPALATWLPSVAY comes from the coding sequence ATGGATACTATGACTGAAGACCCTCAAGATGCCTCAGATCCAATCGAGCTTTTTGAAGAGATTCTTGAGCACAAAGACTCAGACAAACAATCCATAGCAGTCGTCCTTGAGAGCGCTGTGAAGGGTGTTGGTCATGTGGTGATGTGGGCCAATCTGCTCCTGATTGTGGCAATTGTTTTCCAGGTAACAATGCGTTATCTCTTCAACAAGAACTTCCCCCAAATTGATGAGATCCAATGGCACTTCTACGGTCTTGTGACCATGGTTGGGATCTCGTACGCGCTGGTGACAGATAGTCATGTGCGAGTAGACTTGCTGCATATGCAGTTAAACAAACGAACTCAGCGGTTTATTGAGATTGTGGGCATTCTGGCCCTGCTCACCCCGTTCCTGTATCTGATGATCGATCAGGGGTTCGATTATTTTCAGGAGAGCTTCCGCGTCAATGAGCGGTCCGCCAGCCCAACCGGTCTACCGGCGCGGTGGGCACTCAAAGCCGTCATCCCGATCAGCTTTATTTTACTTGCGATTGCTGCAATAGCTCGCCTCATTCATGACGTACACGCGATTTGGGTTAACACCGAATCAGAACGCCAAGGCAAAGGCATTCGCCTCATTTTTGTTGCGTTTCTTTGTTTTGCCGTTGTCGCTTTCAGCCTCTCCTTCCTCGTCGAAACGACAGAAGAAAAGCTCGTCATCGCCATGTTCCTGACATTCATCGCCCTGCTGTTCTCCGGTTATCCAGTTGCATGGGTGCTGGCGGGCGTTGGTGTTGCGTTCTGTGGCCTTGCCTACTTGTTTGACAATGACCTGATGGTCTGGACCGGCCTTGAAAGCACATTCACCGGCCTTGATTACCTGACACTTGGCGCAACCGTGAACCGTGTTTACGCGACAATGTCCAACGCTGTTCTTGTCGCCCTGCCGATGTTCATCTTCATGGGCCTGATGCTGGACGAGAGCGGTGTTGCTGAGCGCTTGATGAATGCCATGCAGAAACTGTTTGGCACGGTACGCGGCGGTCTCGCCATCACCGTTACGCTCATCGGCATCATCCTTGCAGCGTCCACCGGCATCATTGGCGCCTCCGTTGTCTTGCTTGGTATTTTGTCCCTGCCAGCCATGATGCAGCAGAAATACTCCAAATCTCTGGCAGCTGGTGTGGTGTCCGCCTCGGGTACGCTTGGCATTCTCATTCCGCCATCCATCATGCTCGTTATCATGGCAGACCAGATGGCTCTGTCCGTGGGTGACCTGTTCATGGCAGCCGTGTTCCCCGGCCTCATCATCGGAATGCTGTACCTGCTCTACATCTTCATCATCGCATTGGTGAAACGCGACGTGGCACCAGTACCGGAAGGCGCAAAAGCTCCCGATTGGAATGCGATCAAAGACGTTGCTCTGGCTGCATTGCCAACGCTGCTGCTGATCCTTGCGGTTCTAGGGTCCATCTTTGCGGGTCTGGCCACCCCAACAGAAGCCTCTGGCGTCGGCGCACTCGGTGCAACCTTGCTGGCACTTGGCTATCGCAAACTTACATTCCGCAAGCTGGTGAGCGTTTTAAAATCCACCTTCAACACCACCGCCTACATCTTTGCCATATTCCTCGGCGCGACGATCTTCTCCTACGTTCTGCGGGAAATGGGAGGCGATGCGTTGATTGAAGATATGGTTGCCTCAACAGGCTTTGGGGCCAACGGAACAGTGATCTTCATCCTGTTCATCGTGTTCCTGCTGGGCTTCGTGTTGGATTGGATCGAGATTACCTTGATCGTTCTGCCACTAATGCGCCCGATCATCAATGGACTTGGTCTGGATATTAATGGCTTCGGCGCGATTGATGAGCCTGCCTTGATCTGGTTCGTGATCCTTGTTGCGGTGACGTTGCAAACCTCGTTCCTGACGCCGCCTGTTGGTTTTGCCTTGTTCTATCTCAAGGGCGTTTGCCCGCCAGAAATCAAGCTGACAGATATCTACCGCGGCATCATTCCGTTCGTACTGCTGCAGTTGGTCGGCTTGCTGTTGGTGTACTACCTGCCAGCGCTGGCCACATGGCTCCCATCGGTCGCGTATTAG
- a CDS encoding LacI family DNA-binding transcriptional regulator produces the protein MPKPTLVDVGQEAGVSAITVSRALRSPEKVSDALRIKVETAVKKLGYVPNQSASTLASSKTSSIVVMVPSISNNVFTDVLGGISESLQGSRFNMQIGHTNYDPLEEERILRSFLNPTPSGVILSGIEQTAETKKMLADVGVPIVQIMDINSDPIDRIVGFSHDQAGEEATQHLIDAGYQNIGFMGAQMDPRSQKRLVGFKKAIKAHGELRVESIAVTNKPSSVQLGALLFGKLTSTFPECDAVFCNNDDLAIGVLFECQRRGIRVPEDLGICGFNDLGITSETVPSITSISTPLREIGRIAGAMVQNEESMPTDRIIDLKYSVSARESTKRG, from the coding sequence ATGCCCAAACCGACGCTCGTTGATGTTGGACAGGAAGCTGGAGTTAGCGCAATCACGGTTTCCCGCGCTCTTCGCTCACCTGAGAAGGTATCGGATGCGCTGCGCATCAAGGTTGAAACAGCTGTGAAAAAACTCGGCTACGTCCCAAATCAGTCCGCTTCAACACTCGCATCGAGCAAGACAAGCTCCATTGTTGTGATGGTTCCATCCATTTCCAACAACGTATTTACCGATGTGTTGGGTGGAATCAGCGAATCTTTGCAGGGATCCCGGTTCAACATGCAAATAGGTCATACCAATTATGATCCGCTGGAAGAGGAGCGGATTCTGCGTTCGTTTTTGAACCCTACGCCCTCAGGCGTCATTCTATCCGGCATCGAGCAGACTGCTGAAACCAAAAAGATGCTTGCAGATGTTGGTGTTCCCATTGTGCAGATTATGGATATCAACTCCGATCCGATTGATAGGATCGTTGGCTTTTCGCATGATCAAGCTGGTGAAGAGGCAACACAGCATCTCATTGACGCGGGTTACCAGAACATCGGGTTCATGGGCGCGCAGATGGATCCGCGGTCCCAAAAGCGTCTGGTTGGTTTCAAAAAAGCGATCAAGGCACATGGCGAGCTGCGTGTTGAAAGCATCGCCGTCACCAACAAACCATCCAGCGTCCAGTTGGGGGCCCTGTTGTTTGGTAAGCTGACCAGCACTTTCCCGGAATGTGATGCGGTCTTCTGCAACAATGATGATTTGGCAATTGGTGTTTTGTTCGAATGTCAGCGACGTGGAATTCGTGTTCCCGAAGATTTAGGCATCTGCGGTTTCAACGATCTAGGCATTACCTCGGAAACAGTTCCTAGCATTACGTCGATCTCCACCCCCCTGCGGGAAATAGGCAGAATTGCGGGGGCCATGGTGCAGAACGAGGAGAGCATGCCGACTGATCGGATTATCGATCTGAAGTACTCTGTCTCAGCACGCGAGAGCACAAAGAGAGGCTGA
- a CDS encoding gluconokinase, giving the protein MEDNKKSVFVVMGVCGVGKTSVARALAACLPAFYVEADDFHPEDNIEAMGRGHPLTDEMRRPWLNDLSQAIVDLNQQEATPAVVVACSALKRAYRDIIRSYVPHVCFIFLSGEKELIRERMLNRQDHFMPLELLDSQMETLQPPTQDELHMNIDVTGTKTEIINRVLRQIMPEAVA; this is encoded by the coding sequence GTGGAAGATAATAAAAAATCAGTATTTGTCGTCATGGGTGTTTGCGGGGTTGGTAAAACTTCTGTGGCACGAGCCTTGGCTGCATGCCTCCCGGCATTTTATGTCGAGGCCGATGATTTTCATCCTGAAGACAATATTGAAGCGATGGGCCGAGGCCATCCGTTAACGGATGAAATGCGTCGGCCATGGCTGAACGATCTCTCACAAGCGATTGTTGATCTAAACCAGCAAGAGGCCACACCGGCTGTTGTTGTTGCCTGTTCTGCACTCAAACGGGCTTACCGCGATATTATTCGCAGTTATGTGCCTCATGTCTGCTTTATTTTCCTATCAGGAGAAAAAGAGCTTATTCGTGAAAGAATGCTAAACAGGCAAGATCATTTTATGCCGCTTGAGTTACTCGACAGCCAAATGGAAACACTGCAGCCACCAACACAAGATGAGCTGCATATGAATATCGACGTGACTGGTACCAAAACAGAAATAATCAATCGAGTTTTGCGCCAAATCATGCCGGAAGCTGTGGCCTAA